The Vicinamibacterales bacterium genomic sequence CCGACCAGCTTGAATGCGATCCAGCGGTTCGAGGAAGGGCCGGCGGCGCGATAGAGATCCGGCCGATCGTTGACGTTCGCGATCGCGACGTCGATCCACCCGTCGTTGTCGACGTCGCCGAACGCGGCGCCGCGCGCCGCCTTCGGGATCGTCAGCGGCCCGCCAACCTGCGCGGTCACATCCTGGAACCGTCCGTTGCGGAGGTTGCGATACAGGACCTTGGGCTGCTCGTACCCGGCCTCGGATCTCAACTGCCGCACTTCCGGGTAGACGTGGCCATTCACCGAGAGCAGGTCGAGCCAGCCGTCGTTGTCGAAATCGGCAAAGGCGGCGCCCCACCCGAGCCACCGCGTGTTGACGCCGAGCCCGGCCGCAAAGGTCCGATCCTCGCAGACGCCTTGCCCGCTATTGGCGTACAACGTCGACGTGTCCCCGGCGAAGTTGGTCTTGAACACGTCCATCGACCCGTTGCGGTCGTAGTCGCCGACCGCGACGCCCATCCCCGCCTGCGCGCGGCCGTCGCCGCTGAAGGCGCACCCCGCAACGGCGGCGACGTCGGTGAACGTGCCGTCGCGGTTGTTGCGATAGAGGACGCTGGCGCTGGAGTCCCCCGCGACATACAGATCCGTCCAGCCGTCGTTGTCGAAATCCATGGTGCTGACGCCAAGCGCGTAGATGCCAGACGTGCGCGTGATCCCCGCGCGCTCGGAGACGTCGGCGAATGTCCCGTCGCCGCGATTGCGGTAGAGCGCGTTGCGCGCCGGCGGCAGACCCGACGGGCCGCACGCGACCGGCAGGCCGCGATAGCGGCACAGGCCGGCGTCGGGCCGCGGCGTCGACGCGGGATCGAAATCGACGTAGTGCGCGGTGAACAGATCCAGCCGGCCGTCGCGGTCGTAGTCGACGAAGGCGCAGCCGGTGCCCCAGCGGCGGCGCGCCGCGCGCAGCCCTGCCTTCTGGGTGACGTCCTCGAACCGGCCGCGGCCGTCGTTGTGGTACAGCCGGTTCTGGCCCCAGTACGTGACCGCGAGATCGGTGAATCCGTCGTTGTCGTAGTCGCCGGCGCACGTCCCCTGCCCCCAGCCGCTCGCCGCGAGGCCGGTGCCGGCCGTCACGTCCTCGAACGTGCCGTTCCGCCGGTTGCGATAGAGACGATTGGTCGGCTCCTCGCCGGCCTTGAACCCCTCCAGGGTGGATCCGTTGACGAAGAAGAGATCGATCCAGCCGTCGGCGTCGTAATCGAGCATCGCGACGCCCGTCCCCGTGGTCTCGATCAGGTAGGTGTTCGTCTCGCGCTTGCCGAACACGATCGTCGCGTTCAGTCCGGCTTCGCGACCGGCCGCGGTGAAGGTGACCCAGGCGGCACGCCCACCCTGCGGGGGGGCGAGCGACAGCGTCAGGCCCACCCACGTCGCGAGCAGCAGACTCCAGCGCGGCACACGCGCGATGCTACCATCCTGCAGTCGGGGGACCGTCCCAATGTCTCGTCGCACCCGGATTGCCGTGCTCGCCGCCGTCCTCGCCGCCGCAGCCCACGGGCTGCTCGCGGCGCAGGCGGTCCCGCGCGCGCGCCAGCTCTACGATCGGGCGCGCGAGCTGGACCGGGGAGGCGACGCCGCCGCGGCGCTCTCGCTGCTGTGGGAAGCGGCGGGGCTCGCCCCCGCCGACGGCGAGATTCAGCATGCACTGGGCAGTGCGCTCGAGCGGATCGGCGCGCTCGACGCCGCGATCGACGCGTTCCGCGCCGCGGCGCGCGCCCCGCGTTCGCCGCGCGGCGCCTCCAACAGCCTCGTCCTCGCCCTGGTGAAAGGGGGACGCTCCGAAGAAGCGATCGCATACGGCCGCGAACTGACGGCCTCGGCGCCGGCCGACGCCGACCGCTGGTTCACGCTCGGCCTCGCGCAGGCGGAGGTGGACGTCGACGGCGCGATCGAGAGCTTCCGCCGCGCATTGACGCTCGACGACCGCCACGCGCTCGCCCGCTACAATCTCGGCCTCGTGTTCTTCCGGACCGATCGCTTCCAGATGGCGATCGACGAACTGACCCGCGCGCTGGCGATCCAGCCGCGGCCGGAGATCTACTACAGCCTCGGCACGATCTACCGGCACCTCGGCGATCTCGATCGCGCCGCGCAGGCGCTGGCCGACGCCGTCGCGGCGAACGGTGATTACGCCGACGCGCACCTCGCGCTGGGGACGGTCTACAAGGCCAAGGGGGACCTGAAGCGCGCGGCGTCCTCACTCAGACGCGCCGCCGCGCTGCGCCCCGATCTCGCCGCACCGCACATCGTCCTCGCGCAGACACTGGCCCTGGCGCGCGATGAAGAGGGGGCCCGCCGCGCGTCCGCGGAAGCGGATCGCCTGCGCGCGCTCTCCCAGCGGTCCCAGGAGGCGGCGGCGCTGACGGCGGCGGGCGCGCAGAAGCTCGACGCCGGCGACGCCGCCGGCGCGGCGGACATCTTCCGGCGTGCGACCCAGGCGTTCGACGCGTTCGCGCCCGCGCACTACCAGCTCGGACGCGCGCTTCAGCACCTCGGCCAGCACGACGCGGCCAAGGCGGCCTTCGCCCGCGCTCAGCAGCTCAATCCCGCTCTGGTGCCGCCCAGGTGAATTTGGAAATTGGGAAATGTGGGAATGTGGAAATCTTATTTGCGTTTGTGGAGAACGATCGTGTCCGCCAGCGGCGGCGCCCCCTTGACGGTCGCGATCAGGACCTGGCGCAGCTGCTCCGGCGCGAGCCCGGCGAGCGCCGCGTCTTCCTGCACTTCCGGGCGCGGGTCGTTGTGCAGGAACACGCCCCCGGGCGTCAGCATCGCGGCGATGTTCGACAGCGCCAGCGCGAGCTCGGCGCCGCCGAAGTACGGCAGCACGTTGGTGGCAATCACCAGATCGAACGCATCGCCGGTGAGCCGCTGGGTGACGATGTCCAGGGGTTCGGCGTGGATCGTCGCGGCGGCGGCCGCGCTGACGGCGATCGCTTTGGACAGGTGGCCGGACGGCGCTCGAGGGGCCGCGCCAGGGGCACCGACCGTCCGCCCCAGCGTCGTGAAGTATTCGCGGTAGCCGGGCACGAACGCGACGGTATCGGACTCGCCGATGCCGCTCACCAGGCGCAGCACCGGCGCGCGCCGGGCCGACGATCGCAGGTGTTCGACGACCCGCGGATTGATGTCGCCGGCCACGACCTGCAGCTCCGCGAGCTGTGACAGCCCGAGGCTGACGAGCGCATCGATCGACGCCCACGGCTGGTAGCTCTCCGGCGGCCCCGCCTCCAGCATGCCGGTGCGCGGCGCCAGATCGATGCCCGGACCGACGATCAGCACGCGCCGAATCCGCCGCGACGGCTCGAGTCCTTTCAACACGCCGAGGCCGGCATGGACGGCGTATCCCGCTTCCACCGCTGTGTCCGTGCTCAGGCCGCGCGTCTGATACAGCTGCGGCCCCTTTGACGGATCGAGGAACTCCTTCTCGTACAGGAACTTCATTCCTCTCGCGTACTCCCGCTCGAGCAGCGGACGCCGTTCCGCCGGCGGGACGCGCCGGAGCATGGCGCGGAAGTAGGAGACACGCGGATCCGCGTCGCTCGAGGCGATGGTGCGCAGGAACGCCGCCATTCGCGCGGACGCGGCCGCCGGAACGCGGCCGCCCGCCGCGAACGCTTTCGCGCTCAGTGCCGGCTCGATCGGCGGGAGCGTTGTGAAGTGCGTCGACTGAAGCACGTAGAAGACGAGATGGTCGAAGTCCCCTTCGCGGACGCGTGTTTCCGCGGTGCGCGCAAGCGAGGACACATAGCCGCCAAACGTCGACGCTGTCTGGCCGGAGTTCCGGAGGCGGGACTGGACGGCCGGCGGGAGATCGTCCCAGCCGATCGTTCTGGCGCCGGCGGCCGCAAGGACCGCCAGCGCCACGAGGGTTTTCACCAGGCGAGTCTGAATCGTCTGTCTAGAAGATCAATCGGAAGCCCATCTGGACAAACCGCTGGAAGCCAGACTGGCCGGTGGAATTCCGGTTGATGCGTCCGAAGTCCGCGGACGACGTGTCCTGGTTGTACTGACGCTCGTCGTACTGCGGGCTGTTGAGGAGATTGAACGCCTCGAGACGGACCTGGACCCTGACGCGGCTGGTGATCGACGCCGTCTTCGCGAAGTTCACGTCGAGCATGAACATCCCCGGCCGGCGGAACTCGTCGTAGCGAAACATCGCGGTGCGGCGCTGGAAAGCCTCGCGAATGAGGAAGTAGGGCTCGGTGCAGCCGTAGGCGGTCGAGACGGACAGCAGGTCATAATTGCCCGTCGTCGCATTGCGCTGGCCGATGCACGGCTTGACGCCGTAGATGAACTGCCCGTCCTTCTTGCCGTCCAAGGCGACCTGCTTCAGGTCGACGCCGGGCGCGATGTCAAAATTGCTGCCGGTGCCCGTCGCCGGGATATCCCACGGCTGACCGCTCTGGTAGACCATCGCCGGTGCTATCGACCAGCCGCCGACGAGATACCCCATGAGGCTCCGCTGACCGCGGAACCAGGGCAGTTCCCACACGCCCGAGGCGGTCACGCGATGCTTGCGCTGCGAGAAGTACGGGCCCTCGTTCAGGAGCCCCGACACGGCGTCCACGTAGCCGCCGATCTCGGTCCAGCGAGGCACCCACGTGTAGCTGGCGTTGATGGTGACGCCCTTCGTGAACCGCTTGTTGGCCACGAACTGCGCCGAGTCGTAAATCAGCTTCCCGATGTTGTTCTGGTTCCTGGTGATGCCGGTGAAGGCGGGGAACGGGCGATTCAGCTCGAACCGCGAGAGCGTCGCGTTCGTGAACCGCGTCGTGCCCTCGAAGCCGGCCACGCCCTGGAACGGATTCGGGAGCAGCTGATCGCACAACGTCCGGCTGCCGCCCTGGGTGACGTCGCACTGCGCCTGGAACGCCGCCGAAGGTTCGTTGACGGCACTGAACCCGGCTTCCAGGTCATAGCTCCGGCTTCCCGCGTAGGTGGCCTCGAGGGACATGCGCCACGGCAACTCGCGCTGGACGCCAGCGGAGAACTGGTGGACGTTCGGCACGACGAAGTCGGGGTTCGAGAAGCTCAGGCCCTGACCAAGGAAGGTCATCGGCCCCAGCGAGCTTCCGGTCGGCTCCTGGATCCCGGTGGGGAACGGGTTCGACAGGGCATACGTCGGCGTACGGCCGCCGTCCGTCGAGGAAATCAGGTTCGTCGACCGGCTGAATCCGGCGTTGTTCCCCTGACTCGTCGGGTTGAGGAAGTACTTGCCATAACCCGCGCGCAAGACCGTCTTGTCGTTGAGCGAGTAGGCGACGCCGACGCGGGCCTGCCAGTTGTTCTTGTCGAGCTTCCACGGCCGGTCCGGGGCGCCGTCCACACCGGCGAACCTGATGCCTCCCATGACCTGCTGGCCGACGCGCCCCGACACCGGATTGACGATTGTCGGGTCAAACGCGTAGTTCAGCATGTTGTTTTCTTCCTTGACCGACCCGTTGACGTCCCACCGGAAGCCGAGGTTCAGCGTCAACTTGTTGTTCACGCGCCAGTCGTCCTGGATCCAGGGAGCGGCGAAGAACCATTTGTAGTGCGGCTTGGGGTTGACGTCGACGTTCCCGCCGCTCGGGGCACCGAGCAGGAAGGAAGCGAAGGCGTTCCCCTCGGTCGCGCTGGTGCTGTTCAGCGTGCTCCGGGTGAAGTTGCGGTTGAACTGGATGTTGCCCCCGGAGTTGTTGTAGTTCTCGTTGAAGACGTTGGTCCACCGCAGGTCGAGACCGCTGCGGATGTTGTGCTTGCCGCGGGTCAGCGACACGTTGGGCTGCAGAGAGTAGTTGCGGTTCCGGTTCGGGGACGACCCGCGCGACAGCGTCGCGAACTGATCGATTTGAATCACCGGGAACAGGCCGCCAATTGCCTTGCTCGGCAGCTGGTCGACCAGGCTGGCGGGCCAGAACTCCTTCGCATCGAAACCCTGCGCGAAGGTGGAATAGCTCCACTCCAGGAAATAGGTGTAGCTGCTGCGCAGATTGAAGACCGTGCCCGGTCCGAAAATGTGGACCCAGTCGCCGACGAGCGCGCGATTCGCGCGCCAGAGCGGAAGCTGACCGGCCTGGCCGGGACCGCTCCTGATGGCGTTTCCGCGGTTCCCGATCTCGTTCCGTTTGTTCTCGGCCCAGCGGAAGAAGGCCCGATCGTTCGGGCTGAAGTTGTGGTCCGCCTTCCCGACCCAGTTCCAGAAGATGTCCCGGTTGAAGTGCTCGGGCCACTGCAGGTTCTGCTGCCACGGCGCCACGCCGGCCGTCGTACCGTTCGGCTCCGGGTAGTACTTCATGATCGCCTGGGCGGTCGGGTTGATCCGGTTCGCCGGGATGATGTTGCCCGGGAACGGATCGCGCGTCCAGACGCCGTTGACGTCGCGGCCGGTGGCCGGATCGTAGATGGTGATCAGGCGGCCTGACGCGTCCACGAGACCGCTGAAGTCCCCCTGCTTCATCGCCGCCGTCGGCACCGTGCTGACCAGGGGAGCGGGGGTGCCTTCCCGGTACTTCTCGCCGGTAAACAGGAAGAACGTCTTGTTCTTGATGATGGGGCCGTCGACGCTGAACCCGTACTGATCGATGTACTGATCGGTCTTCGGACGGTTCTGCGAGTTGAGGATGAACGAGTTGGCCGCGAGCGCCTTGCGCCGCATGTAGTCGTAGACCTCGCCGTGGAAGGTGTTGGTGCCCGACTTCAGCGACACGTTGACGACGCCGCCGGCCGTGCGGCCGTACTGGGCGTCGTACGAGTTCGTGGAGATCTTCATTTCCTGGACGGCCGCCGCCGGCGGCACGTAGGCGATGTTGTTGCCCCCCTGGTTGGCGTTGTTGGGCGCGCCGTCGAGCAGGAACTCGTTGTTGCTGCTGGCGCCGCCGTTCATCGACCAGGCGGCGAGCGCGCCGTTGTCGAACGGACGGAGGTAGATCGCCTGGGCGTTGTAGTTGACGCCGGCGACCAGCGGCACGAGCGCCATCGGGCTGCGTGACTGCAGCGGGATCTCGGCGATGCTTTGCTGGTCGATGACCGTGCCGCGGTTGGCATTGCTGGTGATAAGGACCGGCGATTCGGCCGAGACCGTGACGGATTCGGTGAGCTGGCCGACCGCCAGTTGCACGTTGATGGTCGCGGTCTCGCCTACTTGCAGGCGCAAGTCAGTACGGGTGAATTTCTGGAACCCGGCCAGTTCCACCGTCATGGAATAAGGTCCCGGACGCAGGAACGGCACCGTGTAGTTCCCCTCCGCGTTAGTAACGGCAGAGGCGACTTCGTTGGTATCCGTATTCCGAATGTTGACCGTGGCGCCAGGCACGGCCCCCTTACTGCCGTCGACAACCTGTCCCTTGACCGTGGCGCGGAACTCCTGAGCGCTCGTATCGGCGGCCCAGCCGAACGCCAAAACCGCCAGCAGTACGCAGCGGTACGTGTGGACCCTCATCATCAGCCTCCCCCCTTCGAAGAGATGACGCCGAAACGTCCTCCCGACGCTGTGCTTATACCGCGCCCACGGCCCGTCGGCAACGGATTTCTTCGTTAAAGTAAACGCTTACTTGAGCAGGAGCGCGGCTTCCGCCAGCACTTTCGCCGCCTCGGCCAGCGCCGCGTTCACCGCCGCCACTGTCTGCGTCGGCGGCAGCGAACTGCCCCGCTGCGTCGCGCCATAGATGCCCAGCAGTTGAGCCGAGACGCCCGACAGCGTGGGCGGCCCCTGCGGCGGGCCGCCGCGTCCCCCGCCGCGGCCGCCGCGCCCGCCACCGGCTCCGGCAAGCGCCTGCAGCTTCTGCGCGAGATCGGCATGCCCGGCCGCCTGGGCCCGGTCGCGCGCCTGCCCGATCCGCGGCAGCATCGCGTGGATCCGGCCAAGGGCGTCGTAGACGCGCTTCGACAGCGCGAACTGCTGCTGCAGCGCGATCGTGCCGCTCTTCACCCGCGGATCCATCTTCACGACGAGCGGTTGGGTGTACGACCGGCCGTCGGCCGTGAGCTTCACGGTATAGGTGCCCGGCACAACCCACGGCCCCTTCGGATCCGCCGCGGTGTCGCCCGGCGTCGCCGCGATCGAATAGCCGGGCGTCGACCCCGCGGGCGGCGGATAGTGCATGTCCCAGACGAACCGGTGCAGGCCGGCATCCGCAGACAAGATCCGCGTGGGACGGATCCAGTAGTACGGGACGTTGCCTTCGTCGCGAATCTCCGGCGCCGTGTCGCTGCTGGCGTACTTGCGGATCGTCGCGCCCGCGGCGTCGAGGAGTTCGAGCGTCACCACCCCGTTCGCCGGACGCTTCAGGAAGTACTCGAGAATCGCGCCGTCGGGCGGGTTCTGCCCCGCCGGTTCCCACGGCGGCAGCGGCGTGTCGGTGTTCTTGTTCCACTCGAACCGAATCGCGGTTCCCGGCTTGAACAGCACCGCATCGGCGTCGAACGTCTTCTCCTCGATCTGCCGCAGCGACGAGATGCCGTCGAGGATCCAGAAGCCGCGTCCGTGCGTGCCGACGACCAGGTCGTCGTCTTTGATCACCAGGTCTCGAATCGAGATCGCCGGCATGTTCTGCCGCAGCGAATGCCAGTGCCCGCCGTCGTCGAACGAGACGTGCACCTGGGTTTCACTGCCGGCGAACAGCAGCCCCGGCTTCTTCGGATCCTCCTTGACGGCATTGATGATCGCCCCGTCGGGCAGACCGTTGACGATGCGGGTCCAGCTCTTACCGCCGTCGCGCGTTCGATAGATGTGGGGCCGCAGGTCATCGAGACGGAACGTGTTGATCGCCGCATACGCGCCGAGGGGATTCGTGTGCGAGGCGTCGATGATCGACACCTTCGCCCACGGCGAGAGTTCCCTCGGCGTCACGTCCTTCCAGGTCACTCCGCCGTCCGCGGTGGTGTGAATCAGCCCGTCGTCCGTCCCGACCCAGATCCGGTTGACGGTGGTATAGCCGGGGGCGATGGTGTAGATGACGCCGCGCTGCGACGCCGCCGCGGCCGGCGTGTTCCGGTAGATGCCGACGTTCGCCGGGGCCTCCCAGGTCTTGCGGGTGAGATCGGGACTGATCGCCGTCCAGCCGCGGAGGCCGCCGCTGGTCGTCTTCCACAGCCGGTTGGAGGCGAAGTACAGCGTCCGCGGCTCGATGGGCGAGAAGAGCACGGGCTGCGTGCGGACGACGCGGTACGCCTCGCCGGCCGGCGGCCGCGGACCGACCTGGATCACTTCCCCGGTTCGCCGATCGTAGCGGGACACCTTGCCGCCGTAGACGATGTCCGGGTCGAGCGGGTCGGGCGCGACGTAGCCGTACTCCTCGACGCCCACCGGGTGCCACTCGCGGAACGTGATGCGGCCGTCGTCGCTGCGGCTCTGCACGCACGCCGAGCCGCTCTCCTGCTGTCCGCCGCACACCCGGTACGGAAAGGCGTTGTCGGTGCTGACGTGGTAGAACTGCGCCGTCGGCTGGTTGTACCAGGTGCTCCACGTCTCGCCGCCGTTGACGGTGATCACCGCACCCTGATCCGCGGCGATGAGAATGATGTCGGGATTGTCAGGGTTGATCCAGAAGCGGTGATAGTCGTCGCCGCCCGGCGCGCCGCGCAGCGACTTGAACGTCCTGCCGCCGTCGGTCGATTTCCAGGCGACGATGCTGCCGGTGAACACGATGTCGGGATTCTTCGGGTGGACCTTGACCTCGGCGAAGTCGTCGCCGCGGCTGACGACGAGCGCGTTCTCCGTGACCTTGTGCCAACTCTGTCCCGCGTCGTCCGAGCGGAACAGCCCGCCGGCATTGCCCGCCTGCACCGCCGCATACATGCGCTTCGGATCGCTCGGCGCGATCGCGATACCGATCCGTCCGAGCCCCTGATCGAATGTCGGCAGTCCCCGGGTCAACGGCTTCCACGTCGTCCCGCCGTCGGTGGACTCGAACAGTCCGCTGCCCGGGCCGCTGAAGACGCCGTTTTCCCACGGTCCCTGGCGCGCCTGCCACAGCACCGCGTATACGTGATCGGCATTGGACGGATCGAACGCGAGATCGACGCCGCCGGTGTCGGCATCCTTGTAGAGCACTTTCTGAAACGTCTTCGCGCCGTCGGTCGAGCGGAAGATCCCGCGCTCCTCGTTCGGCCCGTACGGATGGCCGAGGACGGCGACGAACAGCCGATCGGGATTCCGCGGATCGACGATGATCTGGGGAATCTGCTGCCCGTCGCGGAGTCCCAGGTGCGTCCAGGTCTTGCCGGCGTCGGTGGACTTGTAAATGCCGTCACCGGTCGAGAGATCGGGGCGCTGGAGCCCTTCTCCGCTGCCGACGTAGATGATGCTGGCGTTCGAGGGCGCGACGGCCAGCGCGCCGATCGAGCCGGTCGGCTGTTCGTCGAAGATCGGTTTCCAGACGATGCCGTAGTCGGTGGTCTTCCACACGCCGCCGTTGGTGGCCGCGATGTAGAACACGTTCGGCTGGCCCGGAACGCCCGACGCCGCCTTCGTCCGTCCCCCGCGGAACGGCCCGATGTGCCGCCAGCGCAGTTCCTTGAAGACGCCGGGATCGGAGAGCTGGGGGCCGGCCGTTGATTGCCGCAAGTGGAGCGCACCGGCGGGAAGCGAGGCGGACAACAGTACGGCAGCAGCAGCGGCAAAGATGAGTCGTCGCATACAACGTTCTCCACAGCCCGAGGCCCGATCGGCTTCGCACCGAAGGCACAAAGGCGCGAAGTCCCCTGACGTAAACCGTATTCAGGGTTCGTGAGTTCGGGCCTGGCCACGAAGCTACTTCACCCAAAATACCTTTAATGGCTTCGTGCCTTCGTGCCTTGATGCGAAGCCAATCGTGAGTTCGTCGCAGTCACTCTACTTCCCGATCAAGGCAGCGACCGCCGGATCGCCGATGGCCGTGAAGAACGGGTTCAGCATCGGCTTGTCGCAGCCGTAGCGGAGCGGCGCGCCCGACAGGTCGGTCACCGTTCCGCCGGCGCGCTCGAGAACCGCCTGCGCGGCCGCGGTGTCCCATTGGCTGGTGTGGCCGAACCGCGGGTAGATGTCGGCGCGTCCCTCGGCGATGCGGCAGAACTTCAGCGAACTGCCGGCCGCGACGAAGGTGTAGGGGACGTCCAGCGTCCCCAGCCACTCCTGCATGGCGGCGCCGGCGTGGGAGCGGCTGCCGATGACGCGCAGCGGACGCGTCCGGTCGAATGCCGCGATGGCCAGCTCGCACGCCGCGCCGTTCGCGTAGCGCCGCGCGGCGCCGGTCGATGACGCGGCAAACAGCTCGTCGAGCGCGGGAGCGAACACGACGCCGGCCGCCGGCCGGCCGTGATGAACGAGCGCGATGTTGACGGTGAACTCGTCGGTGCGGTTCAGGAACTCCCTGGTGCCGTCGAGCGGGTCGACCAGGAAGAACACGCCGGCCCCGCCATCGGCGGCGGGCGCGGACTCTTCCGAGACGATGGGGACGCCGGGGAACGCGGCGGCCAGGCGCTCGCAGATGATCGCATCGGCATCGGTGTCGGCCCGGGTCAGCGGCGACGCGTCAGCCTTCGCCGCCGAGAAACAGTCGGTGCCATACAGCGCGAGAATCGCCCGGCCGGCTTCGCGCGCGATCTCGGACAGCAGCGCGACGTCGCGATCGCCGAACGTCATGCCAGCCGGTTCAACGCCGGATCGAGATGCTCGAGGATGCGCGCGACACACGCCTCCGGCGACAGCTCGGTCGTGGCGAGCCGCAGCTCGCACGACTCCGGCGCTTCGTACTGGCTGTCGATGCCGGTGAAATTGCGCAGCTCGCCGCGCCGCGCCTTCGCGTACAGGCCCTTCGGGTCGCGGCGCTCGCAGACCTCGAGCGGCGTGTCGACGAACACCTCGACGAACTCCGATCCGGCGAACAGGTCGCGGGCCATCCTGCGCTCGGCGCGGAACGGCGAGATGAACGACACCAGGACGATGAGCCCGGCGTCGACCATCAGCTTGGCCACCTCCGCGACCCGGCGGATGTTCTCGACGCGGTCCGCTTCGGTGAACCCGAGGTCGCGGTTGAGCCCGTGGCGGACGTTGTCGCCGTCGAGGAGGTAGGTGTGCCGCCCTTCCGAGTGCAGCCGCTTCTCGAGCAGGTTGGCGATCGTCGACTTGCCCGAACCCGACAGACCGGTGAACCAGATGCAGCGCGGCTGCTGCCCCTTCTGCGCCGACCGCGCGCCCTTGCCGATCTCGAGCGCCTGCCAATGGATGTTGGACGCGCGGCGCAGCGCGAAATCGATCATCCCGGCGCCGACGGTGTCGAACGTCAGCTTGTCGATCAGGATGAACCCGCCCATCGTGCGGTTCGTGGTGTAGGGCTCGAACACGACCGGCTGGCTCGTCGACAGATTGACGACGCCGATCTCGTTCAGCCGAAGCGTCTTGGCGGCGAGGTGCGCGCCGGTGTTGACGTCCTCGCTGTACTTGATCTCGGTGACGGTCGCGGTGACTTCCTTGGTGTGCGCCTTGAGCAGGTAGGCGCGCCCGGGCATCAGCGGGTGCTCGCCCATCCAGAGCAGCCGCGCCTCGAACTGATCGGCGGACTCCGGCGGCGCGTCCGCCGCCGCGAGGACGTCGCCGCGGCTGACGTCCACCTCGCTCGCCAGCGTCACGGTGATCGATTGCCCCGTCGTCGCTTCGCCGATGGACTCGAACCCGTGGATGATCTCCTTGACGGTGGAGCGGACGCCCGAGGGGAGCACCTTCACCGCGTCGCCCGGACGGATCCGGCCGGCGGCGATGCGGCCGGAGAATCCGCGGAAGTGCATGTTCGGACGGCTGACGAACTGCACCGGCAGGCGGAACGGCGCGTCCATCCACGGCTGCTCGAGCGGCACGGTCTCGAGGTACGCCATCAGCGTCGGCCCGGCGTACCACGGCATCCGGGTGCTCGGGATCATCACGTTGTCGCCGTCCAGCGCCGACATCGGGATCGCCTGGGTATCGAACGCGTACTGCGACGCGAACGCGTCGTAGTCCCGCAGGATGGCGTT encodes the following:
- a CDS encoding tetratricopeptide repeat protein, which codes for MSRRTRIAVLAAVLAAAAHGLLAAQAVPRARQLYDRARELDRGGDAAAALSLLWEAAGLAPADGEIQHALGSALERIGALDAAIDAFRAAARAPRSPRGASNSLVLALVKGGRSEEAIAYGRELTASAPADADRWFTLGLAQAEVDVDGAIESFRRALTLDDRHALARYNLGLVFFRTDRFQMAIDELTRALAIQPRPEIYYSLGTIYRHLGDLDRAAQALADAVAANGDYADAHLALGTVYKAKGDLKRAASSLRRAAALRPDLAAPHIVLAQTLALARDEEGARRASAEADRLRALSQRSQEAAALTAAGAQKLDAGDAAGAADIFRRATQAFDAFAPAHYQLGRALQHLGQHDAAKAAFARAQQLNPALVPPR
- the cysQ gene encoding 3'(2'),5'-bisphosphate nucleotidase CysQ, which produces MTFGDRDVALLSEIAREAGRAILALYGTDCFSAAKADASPLTRADTDADAIICERLAAAFPGVPIVSEESAPAADGGAGVFFLVDPLDGTREFLNRTDEFTVNIALVHHGRPAAGVVFAPALDELFAASSTGAARRYANGAACELAIAAFDRTRPLRVIGSRSHAGAAMQEWLGTLDVPYTFVAAGSSLKFCRIAEGRADIYPRFGHTSQWDTAAAQAVLERAGGTVTDLSGAPLRYGCDKPMLNPFFTAIGDPAVAALIGK
- a CDS encoding class I SAM-dependent methyltransferase, giving the protein MKTLVALAVLAAAGARTIGWDDLPPAVQSRLRNSGQTASTFGGYVSSLARTAETRVREGDFDHLVFYVLQSTHFTTLPPIEPALSAKAFAAGGRVPAAASARMAAFLRTIASSDADPRVSYFRAMLRRVPPAERRPLLEREYARGMKFLYEKEFLDPSKGPQLYQTRGLSTDTAVEAGYAVHAGLGVLKGLEPSRRIRRVLIVGPGIDLAPRTGMLEAGPPESYQPWASIDALVSLGLSQLAELQVVAGDINPRVVEHLRSSARRAPVLRLVSGIGESDTVAFVPGYREYFTTLGRTVGAPGAAPRAPSGHLSKAIAVSAAAAATIHAEPLDIVTQRLTGDAFDLVIATNVLPYFGGAELALALSNIAAMLTPGGVFLHNDPRPEVQEDAALAGLAPEQLRQVLIATVKGAPPLADTIVLHKRK
- a CDS encoding TonB-dependent receptor, whose translation is MRVHTYRCVLLAVLAFGWAADTSAQEFRATVKGQVVDGSKGAVPGATVNIRNTDTNEVASAVTNAEGNYTVPFLRPGPYSMTVELAGFQKFTRTDLRLQVGETATINVQLAVGQLTESVTVSAESPVLITSNANRGTVIDQQSIAEIPLQSRSPMALVPLVAGVNYNAQAIYLRPFDNGALAAWSMNGGASSNNEFLLDGAPNNANQGGNNIAYVPPAAAVQEMKISTNSYDAQYGRTAGGVVNVSLKSGTNTFHGEVYDYMRRKALAANSFILNSQNRPKTDQYIDQYGFSVDGPIIKNKTFFLFTGEKYREGTPAPLVSTVPTAAMKQGDFSGLVDASGRLITIYDPATGRDVNGVWTRDPFPGNIIPANRINPTAQAIMKYYPEPNGTTAGVAPWQQNLQWPEHFNRDIFWNWVGKADHNFSPNDRAFFRWAENKRNEIGNRGNAIRSGPGQAGQLPLWRANRALVGDWVHIFGPGTVFNLRSSYTYFLEWSYSTFAQGFDAKEFWPASLVDQLPSKAIGGLFPVIQIDQFATLSRGSSPNRNRNYSLQPNVSLTRGKHNIRSGLDLRWTNVFNENYNNSGGNIQFNRNFTRSTLNSTSATEGNAFASFLLGAPSGGNVDVNPKPHYKWFFAAPWIQDDWRVNNKLTLNLGFRWDVNGSVKEENNMLNYAFDPTIVNPVSGRVGQQVMGGIRFAGVDGAPDRPWKLDKNNWQARVGVAYSLNDKTVLRAGYGKYFLNPTSQGNNAGFSRSTNLISSTDGGRTPTYALSNPFPTGIQEPTGSSLGPMTFLGQGLSFSNPDFVVPNVHQFSAGVQRELPWRMSLEATYAGSRSYDLEAGFSAVNEPSAAFQAQCDVTQGGSRTLCDQLLPNPFQGVAGFEGTTRFTNATLSRFELNRPFPAFTGITRNQNNIGKLIYDSAQFVANKRFTKGVTINASYTWVPRWTEIGGYVDAVSGLLNEGPYFSQRKHRVTASGVWELPWFRGQRSLMGYLVGGWSIAPAMVYQSGQPWDIPATGTGSNFDIAPGVDLKQVALDGKKDGQFIYGVKPCIGQRNATTGNYDLLSVSTAYGCTEPYFLIREAFQRRTAMFRYDEFRRPGMFMLDVNFAKTASITSRVRVQVRLEAFNLLNSPQYDERQYNQDTSSADFGRINRNSTGQSGFQRFVQMGFRLIF
- a CDS encoding VCBS repeat-containing protein gives rise to the protein MPRWSLLLATWVGLTLSLAPPQGGRAAWVTFTAAGREAGLNATIVFGKRETNTYLIETTGTGVAMLDYDADGWIDLFFVNGSTLEGFKAGEEPTNRLYRNRRNGTFEDVTAGTGLAASGWGQGTCAGDYDNDGFTDLAVTYWGQNRLYHNDGRGRFEDVTQKAGLRAARRRWGTGCAFVDYDRDGRLDLFTAHYVDFDPASTPRPDAGLCRYRGLPVACGPSGLPPARNALYRNRGDGTFADVSERAGITRTSGIYALGVSTMDFDNDGWTDLYVAGDSSASVLYRNNRDGTFTDVAAVAGCAFSGDGRAQAGMGVAVGDYDRNGSMDVFKTNFAGDTSTLYANSGQGVCEDRTFAAGLGVNTRWLGWGAAFADFDNDGWLDLLSVNGHVYPEVRQLRSEAGYEQPKVLYRNLRNGRFQDVTAQVGGPLTIPKAARGAAFGDVDNDGWIDVAIANVNDRPDLYRAAGPSSNRWIAFKLVG